From a region of the Flavobacterium sediminilitoris genome:
- a CDS encoding efflux RND transporter periplasmic adaptor subunit → MKKSKIIYIILAIATLAIILYFAFRHTENDGHNHDGHSHDETETLAEESVSNIKEVELNEAQFKAANIELGTFSLKNLSEVINANGYTKLPPQNQADVSVHTTGIVKSILIEEGQYVKKGQTIITIESPEFTKLQEAYLTSKSNLEFLKLEFERQKTLNDEEVNSKKVFQKTKADYEIEKARFSSLQKQLNVFNINASGQTTSVVSVVAPISGYVTEIYIKIGSNVEIGKPLLSIVDNSKLHVDLLVYEKDLYKVKEGQQVRFILTNQDNAEVKGKIFSVGKAFENDTKSIAVHADIINKEQRLISGMYVNALIDIGTNAVSALPIDAIVKADGKEFIFILEENIDESTKKEKTFHFQRIEVKTGTNQLGYVQASLLQKVDKNAKIALKGAYYIQSHLIKNEGGGGHSH, encoded by the coding sequence ATGAAAAAATCAAAAATCATATATATAATACTTGCTATTGCTACACTTGCTATAATTCTTTATTTTGCTTTTCGTCATACTGAAAATGACGGACATAATCATGATGGGCATAGCCATGATGAAACAGAAACTTTAGCAGAAGAGTCAGTATCAAATATTAAAGAAGTAGAACTAAATGAAGCTCAATTTAAAGCTGCAAATATTGAATTAGGAACTTTTTCTTTAAAAAATTTAAGTGAAGTAATTAATGCTAATGGATATACAAAATTGCCTCCACAAAATCAAGCAGATGTCTCAGTTCATACCACAGGAATCGTAAAATCAATTTTAATAGAAGAAGGGCAATATGTAAAAAAAGGGCAAACAATAATAACTATTGAAAGTCCAGAATTTACAAAGTTGCAAGAAGCGTATCTTACTTCAAAGAGCAATTTAGAATTTTTAAAATTAGAATTTGAAAGACAAAAAACATTGAATGATGAAGAAGTGAATTCTAAAAAAGTATTTCAAAAAACAAAAGCAGATTATGAAATAGAAAAAGCTCGTTTTAGCTCTTTGCAAAAACAACTCAATGTATTTAATATTAACGCAAGCGGACAAACTACTTCAGTTGTAAGCGTTGTTGCACCTATTTCAGGTTATGTAACCGAAATATATATTAAAATAGGTAGTAATGTGGAAATAGGAAAACCATTATTATCTATTGTAGATAATTCAAAATTACATGTTGACTTATTAGTCTATGAAAAAGATTTATATAAAGTAAAAGAAGGACAACAAGTACGATTTATATTAACAAATCAAGATAATGCTGAGGTTAAAGGAAAAATTTTTAGTGTAGGAAAAGCATTTGAAAATGATACCAAATCAATAGCGGTTCATGCCGATATTATTAATAAAGAACAAAGACTTATTTCAGGAATGTATGTAAATGCTTTAATAGATATTGGAACCAATGCAGTAAGTGCTTTACCAATTGATGCTATAGTAAAAGCCGATGGTAAAGAATTTATTTTTATTTTAGAGGAAAATATAGATGAATCAACCAAAAAAGAAAAAACGTTTCATTTTCAACGAATAGAAGTGAAAACAGGAACAAACCAATTAGGTTATGTACAAGCATCATTATTGCAAAAAGTAGATAAAAATGCAAAAATAGCTCTTAAAGGAGCTTATTATATTCAAAGTCACTTAATCAAAAATGAAGGTGGTGGAGGACATTCACATTAA
- a CDS encoding M14 family metallopeptidase gives MKKLLFFLLTSSLIIAQNLQTPFENGNGNQSTTYEDCIAYYKTLASLFNTIQIEEMGLTDSGEPLHIVTFSQNTSFDYYQNKAVILINNGIHPGEPDGIDATMMYFRDLATAKIKVPKNTIIVTIPVYNIGGSLNRNSHSRANQNGPEEYGFRGNARNYDLNRDFIKSDSKNSRSFQEIFHLVNPDMFIDNHVSNGADYQYTFTCIATQHERLGGKLGEFYKNEMHPSIMKDLKKKKIESVPYVNVHGDKPDDGFAQFMDSPRYATGYTTLFNSLGSVPETHMLKPYKDRVHVTYEYMVSTVNYVDANYQKIKKLKSENLKNYKVGMKYPLQWEIDSSKVSKIEFKGYKGDYKPSEISGKNRLYYDKKQPFTKKIPFYNDYKATKEVVIPEYYVVSKSQWPILDLLKLNAIEMKALSNDTIIEVESYKITAYETSRYSYEGHYGHYNTKVSKSIEKIAFRKGDFLIKTQQKGVKYLLETLEPEAIDSYFNWNFFDPILQQKEYFSAYVFEDLAKAFLDKNPTIKAEFDAKKQTDKAFAENGTAQLDWVYKHSPYYEKAHLQYPVYRIK, from the coding sequence ATGAAAAAACTACTATTCTTTCTCTTAACCTCATCTTTAATTATAGCACAAAATTTACAAACTCCTTTCGAAAATGGAAATGGAAATCAATCTACTACTTATGAAGATTGTATTGCTTATTATAAGACTTTAGCTAGCCTATTTAATACTATTCAGATAGAAGAAATGGGTTTAACAGACAGTGGAGAACCTTTACATATTGTTACTTTCTCACAAAATACTAGTTTTGATTATTATCAAAATAAAGCTGTTATTTTAATTAATAATGGTATTCATCCTGGTGAACCAGATGGTATTGATGCTACAATGATGTATTTCAGAGATTTAGCAACTGCTAAAATAAAAGTACCTAAAAACACTATTATTGTAACTATTCCTGTTTATAATATTGGAGGAAGTTTGAACCGTAATTCACATTCGAGAGCCAATCAAAATGGACCTGAAGAATATGGATTTAGAGGAAATGCTCGTAACTATGATTTAAATAGAGATTTTATAAAATCAGATTCTAAAAATTCGAGAAGTTTTCAAGAGATTTTTCATTTAGTTAATCCAGATATGTTTATTGACAATCATGTTTCTAATGGTGCTGACTATCAATACACATTTACTTGTATTGCTACTCAGCATGAACGTTTAGGCGGGAAATTGGGAGAATTTTATAAAAATGAAATGCATCCAAGTATCATGAAAGATTTGAAAAAGAAAAAAATAGAAAGTGTTCCTTATGTTAATGTTCATGGTGATAAACCAGATGATGGTTTTGCTCAGTTTATGGACTCTCCACGCTATGCAACAGGCTATACAACTTTGTTTAATTCGCTTGGTTCTGTTCCAGAAACACACATGTTAAAACCGTATAAAGATAGAGTTCATGTTACGTATGAGTATATGGTTAGTACAGTTAATTATGTAGATGCTAATTATCAAAAAATAAAAAAACTAAAATCGGAAAACCTGAAGAACTATAAAGTTGGAATGAAATATCCATTACAATGGGAAATTGATTCTAGCAAAGTTTCTAAGATTGAATTTAAAGGATACAAAGGTGATTATAAACCTAGTGAAATATCAGGTAAAAATCGTTTATATTATGATAAAAAACAGCCTTTTACTAAAAAAATACCTTTTTATAATGATTATAAAGCTACGAAAGAAGTCGTAATTCCTGAATATTATGTGGTTTCAAAATCACAATGGCCCATTTTAGATTTATTAAAATTGAATGCTATAGAAATGAAAGCCCTTTCAAATGATACTATAATAGAAGTAGAAAGCTATAAAATAACGGCTTATGAAACTTCAAGATACTCTTATGAAGGTCACTACGGTCATTATAATACTAAAGTTTCTAAATCTATAGAAAAAATAGCCTTTAGAAAAGGTGATTTTTTAATTAAAACGCAACAAAAAGGAGTTAAATATTTACTTGAAACATTAGAACCTGAAGCGATTGATAGTTATTTCAACTGGAATTTCTTTGACCCTATTTTACAGCAAAAAGAATATTTTTCAGCCTATGTTTTTGAAGATTTAGCGAAAGCTTTTTTAGATAAAAACCCTACTATAAAAGCCGAATTCGACGCTAAAAAACAAACTGACAAGGCTTTTGCTGAAAACGGAACAGCTCAATTAGATTGGGTTTATAAACATTCTCCATATTATGAAAAAGCCCACTTGCAATATCCTGTTTATAGAATAAAATAG
- a CDS encoding heavy metal translocating P-type ATPase has product MISNNINSTDCCSNETKVNHNHKEESDHNHDHSNGNESTFKMFLPAIVSFVLLIIGICFDNYFPQSWFSGWTRILWYSIAYLPVGFPVLKEALISIKKGDVFSEFFLMSIATLGAFAIEEYPEGVAVMLFYTVGEVFQSLAITRAKTNIKSLLDQRPDEVTILDENNKTTTVKSETVKIGQIIQLKPGEKVGLDGVLISELASFNTAALTGESKPDTKKKEDIVLAGMINLNTVSQIKVTTAYSDSKLSKILEMVQDASSRKAPTELFIRKFAKIYTPIVVVLAILICLLPILFVQDYIFSQWLYRALVFLVISCPCALVISIPLGYFGGIGAASKNGILVKGSNFLDILATIQNVVMDKTGTMTEGVFKVQEVVLKSESNKNEILQIVNTLENHSTHPVATAIHEFVGEIDTTIQLENVEEIAGHGLKATINNKEILVGNFKLMDKFSISYDIDPASIVYTTIAIAYGNEFIGYITIADSIKEDASSTINKLETLGIKSTMLSGDKSSVVQFVAKTLNIKNAFGDLLPEDKVNKVKEIIAKNETVAFVGDGVNDAPVVALSNVGIAMGGLGSDATIETADIVIQDDKPSKIPMAIAIGKQTKKIVWQNIILAFGVKAIVLVLGAGGLATMWEAVFADVGVALLAILNAVRIQRMKF; this is encoded by the coding sequence ATGATTTCAAACAATATTAATTCCACTGATTGTTGTTCAAATGAAACAAAAGTAAATCATAATCATAAAGAAGAAAGCGATCATAATCATGATCATTCAAATGGTAATGAGAGCACTTTTAAAATGTTTTTGCCAGCAATAGTTTCATTTGTATTACTTATAATAGGAATATGTTTTGATAATTATTTTCCTCAGTCATGGTTTTCTGGCTGGACAAGAATACTATGGTATAGTATTGCTTATTTACCCGTTGGATTTCCTGTACTAAAAGAAGCTTTAATTAGTATAAAAAAAGGAGATGTGTTTTCAGAATTTTTTCTAATGTCGATTGCAACACTTGGAGCTTTTGCAATAGAAGAATATCCTGAAGGGGTTGCAGTTATGCTTTTTTATACTGTTGGAGAAGTATTTCAAAGTTTAGCTATTACTAGAGCTAAAACAAATATAAAAAGCTTATTAGATCAACGTCCAGATGAGGTTACTATTTTAGATGAAAACAATAAAACTACAACGGTAAAATCAGAAACTGTAAAAATCGGACAAATCATCCAATTAAAACCAGGAGAAAAAGTAGGATTAGATGGCGTTTTAATATCAGAATTAGCTTCCTTTAATACTGCTGCTTTAACAGGAGAGAGTAAACCTGATACTAAAAAGAAAGAAGATATTGTATTAGCAGGAATGATAAATCTAAATACTGTTTCTCAAATAAAAGTGACAACAGCTTATTCAGATAGTAAATTATCTAAAATTTTAGAAATGGTTCAAGATGCTTCTTCTAGAAAAGCACCAACGGAATTATTCATAAGAAAGTTTGCTAAAATTTATACTCCAATTGTGGTTGTTTTAGCCATTTTAATATGCTTGTTGCCTATTTTATTTGTTCAAGACTATATCTTTAGTCAATGGTTATATAGAGCTTTAGTCTTTTTAGTAATTTCTTGCCCTTGTGCTTTGGTAATTAGTATTCCATTAGGTTATTTTGGAGGAATTGGAGCAGCAAGTAAAAACGGTATTCTAGTGAAAGGAAGCAACTTCTTAGACATTTTGGCTACAATTCAAAATGTGGTTATGGATAAAACAGGAACCATGACAGAAGGCGTTTTTAAAGTTCAAGAAGTTGTTTTAAAATCAGAATCTAATAAAAATGAAATTTTACAAATAGTAAATACATTAGAAAATCATAGTACACATCCTGTTGCCACAGCTATTCATGAATTTGTTGGAGAAATAGATACGACTATACAACTTGAAAATGTAGAAGAAATCGCAGGTCATGGTTTAAAAGCAACTATTAATAACAAAGAAATATTAGTTGGTAATTTTAAATTAATGGATAAATTTTCTATTTCTTATGATATTGATCCAGCGAGTATTGTATATACCACTATTGCTATTGCTTATGGTAATGAATTTATAGGATATATAACTATTGCCGATAGTATAAAAGAAGATGCTTCATCTACAATTAATAAGCTTGAGACATTAGGAATAAAATCAACTATGTTAAGTGGCGATAAAAGTTCAGTTGTACAATTTGTAGCCAAAACATTAAACATTAAAAATGCCTTTGGAGATTTATTACCAGAAGATAAAGTAAATAAAGTTAAAGAAATTATTGCAAAGAACGAAACAGTAGCTTTTGTAGGGGATGGAGTAAATGATGCACCAGTAGTAGCTTTAAGTAATGTAGGAATTGCAATGGGAGGATTAGGAAGTGATGCTACAATTGAAACAGCAGATATAGTCATTCAAGATGATAAACCAAGTAAAATACCAATGGCTATTGCTATAGGAAAACAAACTAAAAAAATTGTTTGGCAAAATATTATTTTAGCATTTGGAGTTAAAGCAATTGTTCTAGTTTTAGGAGCTGGTGGTTTAGCAACTATGTGGGAAGCTGTTTTTGCGGATGTAGGTGTTGCTTTATTAGCTATTTTAAATGCAGTTAGAATTCAAAGAATGAAATTTTAA
- a CDS encoding heavy metal-binding domain-containing protein — protein sequence MRKSIAIMVFAVATLSMTSCKNEEKKVETTEDHTGHDHTEGEMHLAHYVCPMDCEKGKVYEEKGACPVCKMDLVEVEKNTEGHNHSEEGHEGHNH from the coding sequence ATGAGAAAATCAATTGCAATTATGGTATTTGCTGTTGCAACATTATCAATGACATCATGTAAAAATGAAGAAAAGAAAGTAGAAACAACAGAAGATCACACAGGTCATGATCACACAGAAGGAGAGATGCACCTTGCCCATTATGTATGTCCTATGGATTGTGAAAAAGGGAAAGTTTATGAAGAAAAAGGAGCTTGCCCTGTTTGCAAAATGGATTTGGTTGAAGTAGAAAAAAATACTGAAGGACATAATCATTCTGAAGAAGGTCACGAAGGACATAATCATTAA
- a CDS encoding radical SAM/SPASM domain-containing protein gives MKFSKYHIATDELSEVDMKNKRIIFSTRSSTSILVEEELYQKAITNDFSGMNKKIFNTLVEKEFIIPVDENEFNYVISTNKEARDKVNFLSMTIQPTANCQLGCHYCGQTHSKDTANENVINKYVERIENVFSKNEVYNGLSITWYGGEPLMGYSSIIKASKKMIEVCKVRNFTYISNMITNGLSLKPKLFEQLVRECNITDYQITLDGTSESHDTRRITKKGEPTFDLIMKNIVDVTSTETYSNYKCNISIRVNIDKTNYQYVDPLIELIKELGLQDKISIYFAPITDFGGNDAGKESLSLDFFAQKEIEWLFKCYEYKIRINNILPQRSYSVCMVQNKNDEVWDAYGNIYACWEFPYSEYAKGDSLIGNLFDTEETYNKNATLRNWDDVLDSGKTWCKTCNHLPVCGGGCPKLWHEGTPACPTFKSNYKDRLLLDYFIKKNEKK, from the coding sequence ATGAAATTTTCAAAATACCATATTGCTACTGACGAATTAAGTGAAGTAGATATGAAGAATAAACGTATTATATTCTCTACTCGTTCATCTACTTCAATTTTAGTAGAAGAAGAATTATATCAAAAGGCTATTACAAATGATTTTTCGGGGATGAATAAAAAAATTTTTAACACATTAGTTGAAAAAGAATTTATAATACCTGTAGATGAAAATGAATTCAATTATGTAATTAGTACAAATAAGGAAGCAAGGGATAAGGTTAATTTTCTATCGATGACTATCCAACCAACAGCTAATTGTCAATTAGGTTGTCATTATTGCGGGCAAACACATTCTAAAGATACTGCGAATGAGAATGTCATTAATAAATATGTTGAAAGAATAGAAAATGTGTTTTCAAAAAATGAAGTTTACAATGGTCTTTCAATTACATGGTATGGAGGAGAACCATTAATGGGATATTCTTCAATAATAAAAGCATCAAAAAAAATGATTGAAGTATGTAAAGTAAGAAACTTTACATATATTTCAAATATGATAACCAATGGTCTTAGTCTAAAACCTAAGTTATTTGAACAATTAGTTAGAGAATGTAATATAACAGATTATCAGATCACATTAGATGGTACTTCTGAAAGTCATGATACAAGAAGAATAACAAAAAAAGGTGAGCCTACTTTTGATCTTATAATGAAAAATATTGTTGATGTTACTAGTACAGAGACTTATTCAAATTATAAGTGTAATATTTCTATAAGGGTAAACATTGATAAAACTAATTATCAATATGTTGATCCTTTAATAGAATTGATTAAAGAACTTGGATTACAAGATAAAATATCAATTTATTTTGCACCTATAACTGATTTTGGAGGTAATGATGCTGGTAAAGAATCTCTTTCTCTTGATTTCTTTGCACAGAAAGAAATAGAATGGTTATTTAAATGTTATGAATATAAGATTCGTATTAATAATATTTTACCTCAAAGATCGTATAGTGTTTGTATGGTTCAAAATAAAAATGATGAAGTTTGGGATGCTTATGGAAATATATATGCTTGCTGGGAGTTTCCATACTCTGAATATGCTAAAGGAGATAGTTTAATAGGAAATTTATTTGATACTGAAGAAACTTATAATAAAAATGCAACATTACGTAATTGGGATGATGTTTTAGATTCTGGAAAAACTTGGTGTAAAACATGTAATCATTTACCTGTATGTGGAGGCGGATGCCCTAAACTTTGGCATGAAGGAACCCCTGCTTGCCCTACATTTAAGTCTAATTATAAAGATAGATTACTATTAGATTATTTCATAAAAAAAAATGAAAAAAAATGA
- a CDS encoding CusA/CzcA family heavy metal efflux RND transporter, protein MLDKIIHFSINNKFIIGLFTFILVIVGVYSTYTLPIDALPDITNNQVQIITTSPTLATQEVEQFITYPIEQSVKSIPKVIELRSISRFGLSVVTVVFEESADIYWARAQISERIKEAENVIPGNLGTPEMAPVSTGLGEIYQYVVFAEKEYEDKIDITQLRTIQDWIIKPQLIGTKGVAEVNTLGGNLKQYEIAVQPDKLKSMNTTITEIFDALESNNENTGGAYIDKKPYAYFIRGIGMVNSIEDIEKIVVKIQNGIPVLIRDVAKVQIGSSIRYGAVTKDGKGEDVSGMVMMLKGENSGEVVKLVKDKIEKIRKTLPEGVVVEPFLDRTVLVDNAIGTVQKNLIEGALIVIFILVLLLGNWRAGLVVASVIPLALLFAISMMKLFGVSGNLMSLGAIDFGLIVDGAVIIVEAIIHRLQIGKKGKLSKQEMNDEVYQASSKIRSSAAFGEIIILIVYLPILALVGIEGKMFGPMAQTVSFAILGAFILSLTYVPMMSALVLKKQTGHKKNFSDKIIEKIHNIYEPILEKALKIKVVIISVAVGLFAISLFIFNTLGGEFIPTLDEGNIATHVIIASGSSLSQEIETTTKAEQILKARFPEIKMIVSKIGSAEIPTDPMPIEAADMMIILKDKDEWTSAETKEELMEKMEHALDEIPGVFTEFSQPIQMRFNELMTGVRSDVAVKIFGEDIDMLVSKGDEVVQLIKDIKGVTGVKAERVAGLPQITIRYNKDKMAAYGLNVNDLNRVVRMGFAGEKAGVVYEGEKRFDLVVRLESNNRSDISNLQSLFVTLPSGNQIPLNQVAEVNYEDGPMQISREDGKRRIVVGFNVRGADVKTVVEKIQAKLDTSLKLPDGYYTTYGGQFENLVQANKRLSIAVPIALGLILVLLYFTFKSMKQSLLIFTAIPLSAIGGVFALWLRGMPFSISAGVGFIALFGVAVLNGIVLIGYFNQLKQEGMDNIYDRIKEGTKVRLRPVILTAAVASLGFLPMAISSSAGAEVQKPLATVVIGGLLTATLLTLIVLPILYYYLENGIKKSIGINTKIIPIVILSLWSMNSNAQSTQELDINKAIELGLKNNQNVQASVLESKMAEQLTKSAFELPKTDISGTFGQINTYSNDKNFSISQSINPFQIGAKKKLLKENSNASQNKLGIAKQEMIFSIRQSWNEMLFFQKQKTLLEEQNIVMQKFVKAASLKYSTGETNALEKNIAIAKQQELEQKIKQNNTQISIEKSKLKMLMNLETDFVAVDTSFLVLPIIILKDSTYFESNPSLQLANNQIKIAEANHKLEKSALYPEFSAGYFMQSMVGNQEVNGQTVNYGNNLDFKGFSVGIALPIFVGSTVAKSKATKTSIEVEQKNFEYLQEQIKSQYDQQMEQLNTYKSLTDYYSTIAIPNANDIIKNASKGYQNGAISYVEYVNSLETALQIQLNNTEAVRNYNQTVINLQYLINQ, encoded by the coding sequence ATGTTAGATAAAATCATTCATTTTAGTATCAATAATAAATTTATTATTGGACTATTTACATTTATTTTAGTCATTGTAGGAGTATATTCAACCTATACTTTACCAATTGACGCCTTACCAGATATTACAAATAATCAGGTACAAATAATTACGACTTCACCTACATTAGCTACACAGGAAGTAGAACAATTCATAACCTATCCAATTGAACAATCGGTAAAATCTATTCCAAAGGTTATTGAATTGCGTTCAATAAGTCGTTTTGGATTAAGTGTAGTTACCGTTGTTTTTGAAGAAAGTGCAGATATATATTGGGCAAGAGCTCAAATTTCAGAACGGATTAAGGAAGCTGAAAATGTTATTCCAGGAAATTTAGGAACTCCTGAAATGGCTCCAGTATCTACAGGCTTAGGCGAAATTTATCAATATGTTGTTTTTGCAGAAAAAGAGTATGAAGATAAAATAGATATTACACAATTGAGAACTATTCAAGATTGGATTATAAAACCACAACTTATAGGAACAAAAGGTGTTGCTGAAGTAAATACTTTAGGCGGAAATTTAAAACAGTATGAAATTGCCGTTCAACCAGATAAGTTGAAAAGTATGAATACTACAATTACTGAAATTTTTGATGCTTTAGAAAGTAATAATGAAAATACTGGTGGAGCATATATTGATAAAAAACCATATGCCTATTTCATTCGTGGAATAGGAATGGTAAACAGTATAGAAGATATTGAAAAAATAGTAGTTAAAATTCAAAATGGAATTCCAGTTTTAATTCGTGATGTTGCTAAAGTTCAAATAGGAAGTAGTATTCGTTATGGAGCAGTTACAAAAGATGGAAAAGGAGAAGATGTTTCTGGTATGGTAATGATGCTAAAGGGAGAGAATAGTGGGGAAGTGGTAAAATTGGTAAAAGATAAAATAGAGAAAATCAGAAAAACATTGCCTGAAGGTGTTGTTGTTGAACCATTTTTAGATAGAACTGTTTTAGTTGATAATGCCATTGGTACTGTTCAAAAAAATTTAATTGAAGGAGCTTTAATTGTTATTTTCATTTTAGTCTTATTATTAGGTAATTGGAGAGCAGGATTAGTAGTAGCTTCAGTAATTCCACTTGCATTATTATTTGCCATTTCAATGATGAAGCTTTTTGGAGTAAGTGGTAATTTAATGAGTCTTGGCGCAATCGATTTTGGACTTATTGTAGATGGAGCTGTTATTATTGTAGAAGCTATAATTCATCGATTACAGATAGGTAAAAAAGGAAAACTCTCCAAGCAAGAAATGAATGATGAAGTATATCAAGCTTCTTCAAAAATTAGAAGTAGTGCTGCATTTGGAGAAATTATTATTCTAATTGTTTACCTACCTATTCTAGCATTAGTAGGAATAGAAGGTAAAATGTTTGGACCAATGGCTCAAACAGTCTCTTTTGCGATTTTAGGTGCTTTTATTTTGTCTTTAACTTATGTTCCTATGATGTCTGCTTTAGTGCTTAAAAAGCAAACAGGACATAAGAAAAATTTTAGCGATAAAATTATTGAAAAAATTCACAATATTTATGAACCTATTTTAGAAAAAGCATTAAAAATTAAGGTTGTAATTATATCTGTAGCTGTAGGGTTGTTTGCAATTTCGTTATTTATTTTTAATACTTTAGGAGGTGAGTTTATTCCAACATTAGATGAAGGAAATATTGCAACACATGTAATTATTGCTTCTGGTAGTTCACTGTCACAAGAAATTGAAACAACTACAAAAGCAGAACAGATTTTAAAAGCCAGATTTCCTGAAATAAAAATGATTGTTTCTAAAATTGGTTCAGCAGAAATCCCTACAGATCCAATGCCTATTGAAGCAGCCGATATGATGATTATCTTAAAAGATAAAGATGAATGGACTTCAGCAGAAACAAAAGAAGAGTTAATGGAAAAAATGGAACATGCTTTAGATGAAATTCCAGGTGTATTTACCGAATTTTCTCAACCTATTCAAATGCGTTTTAATGAATTAATGACTGGAGTAAGAAGTGATGTTGCTGTTAAAATATTTGGAGAAGATATTGACATGCTTGTTAGTAAAGGAGATGAAGTTGTGCAACTTATTAAAGATATTAAAGGAGTAACAGGAGTAAAAGCCGAACGTGTTGCAGGTTTGCCCCAAATTACAATTCGATATAATAAAGATAAAATGGCAGCTTATGGCTTAAATGTTAATGATTTAAACAGAGTTGTAAGAATGGGATTTGCAGGAGAAAAAGCAGGAGTTGTCTATGAAGGAGAAAAACGTTTTGATTTAGTAGTTCGATTAGAAAGTAATAATAGAAGTGATATTTCAAATTTACAATCACTTTTTGTTACATTACCATCAGGAAACCAAATCCCTTTAAATCAGGTTGCAGAAGTAAACTATGAAGATGGACCTATGCAGATTTCTCGTGAAGATGGAAAACGTAGAATTGTTGTAGGCTTCAACGTTCGTGGTGCAGATGTTAAAACAGTAGTTGAAAAAATTCAAGCTAAATTAGATACGAGTTTAAAATTACCAGATGGTTATTATACAACATACGGAGGACAGTTTGAAAATTTAGTTCAAGCAAATAAAAGACTTTCTATTGCAGTACCAATTGCATTAGGATTAATATTGGTCTTGCTATACTTTACTTTTAAATCAATGAAGCAATCTTTATTAATTTTCACAGCTATTCCGTTATCAGCTATTGGTGGTGTATTTGCACTTTGGTTAAGAGGAATGCCTTTTAGTATTTCAGCAGGAGTAGGATTTATTGCCCTTTTTGGTGTTGCAGTTTTAAATGGAATAGTATTAATAGGATATTTTAATCAGTTAAAACAGGAAGGAATGGATAATATTTATGATAGAATTAAAGAAGGAACAAAAGTAAGGTTACGTCCAGTAATTTTGACTGCTGCGGTTGCATCATTAGGATTTTTACCAATGGCAATAAGTAGTAGTGCTGGAGCAGAAGTTCAAAAACCATTAGCAACAGTTGTTATTGGAGGACTTTTGACAGCTACATTATTAACCTTAATTGTGCTTCCTATTCTGTATTATTATTTAGAAAATGGAATAAAAAAATCAATTGGTATAAATACTAAAATTATTCCTATTGTTATACTTAGCTTGTGGTCAATGAATAGCAATGCACAATCTACACAAGAATTGGATATAAACAAAGCAATTGAATTAGGACTAAAAAATAATCAAAATGTTCAAGCTTCTGTTTTAGAATCTAAAATGGCAGAACAGTTAACAAAATCAGCATTTGAGTTACCTAAAACAGATATTTCAGGAACTTTTGGGCAAATTAATACATATTCTAATGATAAAAACTTCAGTATTAGTCAAAGTATTAATCCTTTTCAAATAGGAGCGAAGAAGAAACTGCTAAAAGAAAATAGTAATGCAAGTCAAAACAAATTAGGAATTGCAAAGCAAGAAATGATATTTAGTATTAGACAATCTTGGAATGAGATGCTATTTTTTCAAAAACAAAAAACATTACTTGAAGAACAAAATATTGTAATGCAAAAATTTGTAAAAGCGGCATCACTCAAATATTCAACAGGAGAAACAAATGCACTAGAAAAAAATATAGCAATAGCAAAACAGCAAGAATTAGAACAAAAGATAAAACAAAATAATACCCAAATTTCCATTGAAAAATCAAAACTAAAAATGTTAATGAATTTGGAAACAGATTTTGTAGCTGTTGATACTTCTTTTTTAGTATTACCAATAATTATATTAAAAGATAGCACTTATTTTGAAAGTAACCCTTCATTGCAATTAGCAAACAATCAAATTAAAATAGCAGAAGCAAATCATAAGCTTGAAAAATCAGCTTTGTATCCTGAATTTAGCGCGGGCTATTTTATGCAATCTATGGTTGGTAATCAAGAAGTTAATGGACAAACCGTTAATTATGGAAACAACTTAGACTTTAAAGGGTTTTCAGTAGGAATTGCACTACCCATTTTTGTAGGAAGTACTGTTGCAAAATCAAAAGCAACCAAAACAAGTATTGAAGTTGAACAGAAAAACTTTGAATACCTTCAAGAGCAAATAAAAAGTCAATATGACCAGCAAATGGAACAATTAAATACTTATAAATCATTAACAGATTATTATAGTACCATTGCCATTCCAAATGCAAACGATATTATTAAAAATGCTTCAAAAGGATATCAAAATGGAGCAATATCTTATGTTGAATATGTTAATAGTTTAGAAACAGCTTTACAAATTCAATTAAATAATACAGAAGCTGTTCGTAATTATAATCAAACTGTGATTAACTTACAATATTTAATCAATCAATAA